From the genome of Triticum aestivum cultivar Chinese Spring chromosome 3B, IWGSC CS RefSeq v2.1, whole genome shotgun sequence, one region includes:
- the LOC123069341 gene encoding RNA-binding protein pno1, with protein MEVDRAPTAAAAGGSSSGAMAVDAAGGVEKPRFDALMPSEMSGGRPQYRKVQVPPHRFAPLKKAWLEIYTPVYEHMKVDIRMNLKAKRVELKTRHDTPDVSNLQKCADFVHAFMLGFDIADAVALLRLDDLYVDSFEIKDVKTLRGEHLSRAIGRLSGKGGKTKYAIENSTRTRIVIADTKIHILGSFVNIKVARDSLCSLILGSPAGKVYSKLRAVSARMAERY; from the exons ATGGAAGTCGACAGAGCCCCGACCGCTGCCGCGGCAGGAGGATCCTCCTCTGGCGCGATGGCGGTGGACgcggccggcggcgtggagaagccGCGGTTCGACGCCCTGATGCCAAGCGAGATGAGCGGCGGGAGGCCACAGTACCGCAAGGTCCAGGTGCCGCCGCACCGCTTTGCGCCGCTGAAGAAGGCGTGGCTGGAGATCTACACCCCCGTCTACGAGCACATGAAGGTCGACATCCGCATGAACCTCAAG GCAAAAAGGGTTGAGCTGAAAACAAGGCATGATACACCAGATGTGAGCAACCTTCAGAAGTGTGCGGACTTCGTGCATGCTTTTATGCTTGGATTTGACATTGCCGATGCCGTTGCCTTGCTTCGTCTTGATGACCTGTATGTGGACTCCTTCGAGATCAAGGATGTGAAGACACTTCGAGGGGAGCATCTGTCGCGTGCCATTGGCCGCCTATCAGGGAAAGGAGGCAAGACCAAGTATGCCATTGAGAACTCTACCAGGACTCGCATAGTTATCGCTGATACGAAGATCCACATACTTGGATCCTTTGTTAACATCAAGGTTGCCAGggattcactctgtagtcttatcTTAGGTTCTCCTGCCGGAAAGGTCTATTCGAAGCTAAGGGCTGTATCTGCTAGGATGGCAGAAAGGTATTAG